Proteins encoded together in one Solanum lycopersicum chromosome 7, SLM_r2.1 window:
- the LOC101261931 gene encoding uncharacterized protein — MCIYVIMLACTVVPGMLVAILETRPFVRVVVEVIGSGLELHMMAVTSLALVVSVNEGMYGLDAIRVGSDLMEGKRVCGWVLSGLFVLFSGLVRGTMEISMAMAMDGSDFKRIESTVVINLLWDNVVWIFLYGLMVQWSFIVTTVFYFDLKKRDSTKSDRDSEISLV; from the coding sequence ATGTGTATTTACGTGATTATGCTCGCGTGTACCGTCGTGCCCGGGATGCTCGTGGCGATTCTCGAGACCCGCCCGTTTGTTCGGGTGGTTGTTGAGGTTATCGGGTCGGGTTTGGAGCTCCATATGATGGCGGTTACTAGCTTGGCGCTCGTGGTATCGGTCAACGAAGGAATGTACGGGTTGGATGCTATTCGGGTCGGGTCGGATTTGATGGAGGGTAAACGGGTATGCGGGTGGGTTTTATCCGggttatttgttttgttttcggGTTTGGTTCGTGGCACGATGGAAATATCGATGGCGATGGCGATGGACGGTTCGGATTTCAAGAGGATTGAATCAACGGTTGTGATTAACTTGTTGTGGGATAATGTGGTTTGGATTTTTTTGTATGGTTTAATGGTTCAATGGAGCTTTATTGTTACAACTGTTTTTTACTTTGATCTAAAAAAAAGAGATTCAACAAAAAGTGATAGAGATAGTGAAATTAGTTtagtctaa